In Methanofastidiosum sp., the following are encoded in one genomic region:
- the aroB gene encoding 3-dehydroquinate synthase, protein MNNPETEIIKVSAGRSHYEIAVGRNILQNAFEEIFQEYKGHKIVVITDSNVERIYGNKILQKLSNKDRVFILSFNAGEESKNRKTKEELEDRLFELGFGRDTLIIALGGGVTGDLVGFIAATYMRGVPFIQIPTTLLSQVDSSIGGKVGIDHPSGKNLIGSFYPPKKVYIDLDLLNTLPNEEIVNGIAEIVKAAIIKDGKFFTYLESNIDMVVKLEKEFIDNAIISSLKIKASIVQKDEKESGLRKILNFGHTIGHSIEILSDFEIPHGRAVGIGMAIETLISEKIGILKSEDKEKIFQLLKKSRLLDISFKAHPDEIIKKTILDKKTREGIVEYSLIKGIGKAVYGIKVDDGIIRESLAEVGFS, encoded by the coding sequence ATGAACAACCCAGAAACTGAAATAATCAAGGTATCCGCTGGAAGAAGCCATTATGAGATAGCTGTTGGCAGGAATATCCTCCAAAATGCGTTTGAAGAGATATTTCAAGAATACAAAGGCCATAAAATTGTCGTAATAACTGACTCAAACGTAGAAAGGATATATGGGAATAAAATCCTTCAAAAACTCAGTAATAAAGATCGAGTTTTTATTCTATCTTTCAATGCAGGTGAAGAATCAAAAAATAGGAAAACAAAAGAGGAGCTTGAAGATAGGCTATTTGAACTTGGATTTGGTAGAGATACTTTGATTATTGCTTTAGGGGGAGGAGTCACTGGAGACCTTGTAGGTTTTATAGCTGCCACGTACATGAGGGGAGTTCCTTTCATACAGATACCAACAACGCTTCTATCTCAAGTTGATAGTAGCATAGGTGGTAAAGTGGGGATAGACCACCCCTCAGGAAAAAATCTTATTGGATCCTTTTATCCCCCGAAGAAGGTTTATATTGATTTAGATCTTCTTAATACTCTTCCAAATGAAGAAATAGTAAATGGTATTGCTGAAATAGTCAAAGCTGCAATTATCAAAGATGGAAAATTTTTCACATACCTAGAATCAAATATTGATATGGTAGTTAAACTTGAAAAAGAATTTATTGATAATGCGATTATCTCATCCCTGAAAATTAAGGCTAGTATAGTGCAAAAAGATGAGAAAGAATCCGGCCTTAGAAAGATTTTAAATTTTGGGCACACAATTGGTCACTCTATCGAAATCCTTTCAGATTTTGAAATACCTCATGGGAGGGCAGTTGGCATCGGGATGGCAATTGAAACATTGATTTCTGAAAAAATTGGAATCCTGAAATCAGAAGATAAGGAGAAGATATTCCAACTTCTCAAAAAATCAAGACTTCTTGACATATCTTTCAAAGCACATCCTGATGAAATAATAAAGAAAACTATTTTGGACAAAAAAACTAGAGAAGGGATAGTTGAATATTCTTTGATAAAAGGGATAGGCAAAGCTGTTTATGGGATCAAAGTAGACGATGGGATTATTAGGGAATCTTTAGCGGAGGTAGGATTTTCTTGA
- the aroE gene encoding shikimate dehydrogenase — translation MITASIMPSSQKESITLLEKALDKGELAEIRIDLITDLNLLEISNKFDKKRIIVTNRKKDEGGSFEGSESERISSLIEALKIGFGFIDIESSSIDSLHNLILKKREYNSKTNIIISYHNFEETPQNLKEILWHMENQGHDIIKIAAYAKDISDNLTIKDLLSSRSSQSKKVISFLMGEKGEISRILCNSWGSYTSYAPLKGVGKTAPGQIPIEVLNDVYRVNSINGNFDIYGLIGNPVKESIGYYVHNKLFSYYNMDAVYLNFLVDDLDRFMGSFKGQFKGLCVTMPFKEKIIPYLNRIDPMAQKIGAINTIKKNNEGLFGTNTDWIGAVYSIEKLTSINNKKVLILGAGGAGKAIAFGIKNRQGEVIISNRNKKKAIELSRNIGVETVLWEDRNDAEFDILVNATKIGMKPEENNCPMEDSFFTKDLSGITVFDAVYSPIETRLLMRSREQGAKIANGLDMYMGQAMAQFELWTGIKPSYEKMEKFSREALEIRSGHNEN, via the coding sequence TTGATCACTGCTTCTATTATGCCGTCATCGCAAAAAGAATCAATTACTCTTTTAGAAAAGGCATTGGATAAAGGTGAGCTAGCCGAGATAAGAATAGATTTAATTACCGATTTAAATCTTTTAGAAATCAGCAATAAATTCGACAAAAAAAGAATTATAGTCACCAACAGAAAAAAAGACGAAGGCGGCTCATTTGAAGGAAGCGAATCTGAGAGAATTTCTTCCCTAATAGAAGCATTAAAGATTGGATTTGGATTTATCGATATAGAGTCATCTTCAATTGATTCATTGCACAATCTAATCTTAAAAAAAAGAGAATATAACTCAAAGACAAATATAATTATTTCTTACCACAACTTTGAAGAAACACCACAAAACTTGAAAGAAATATTGTGGCATATGGAAAATCAAGGACATGATATAATTAAGATAGCTGCATATGCTAAAGATATTTCTGACAATCTAACAATAAAAGATCTTTTATCTTCCAGATCCAGTCAAAGCAAAAAAGTTATTTCTTTTCTCATGGGCGAGAAAGGCGAGATAAGCAGAATACTATGTAACTCTTGGGGAAGTTACACTTCTTATGCACCATTAAAGGGAGTGGGAAAAACAGCCCCGGGACAGATACCGATAGAGGTTCTAAATGATGTATACAGAGTTAACTCTATTAATGGTAATTTTGATATTTATGGCCTTATTGGAAATCCTGTTAAGGAAAGTATAGGGTATTACGTTCATAACAAATTATTTTCTTACTATAATATGGATGCAGTTTATCTGAACTTTTTGGTAGATGACTTAGATAGGTTCATGGGTTCATTTAAGGGCCAATTCAAAGGACTTTGTGTCACAATGCCTTTCAAGGAAAAAATTATTCCCTACCTAAATAGAATAGACCCTATGGCACAAAAAATAGGTGCGATTAACACAATAAAGAAAAACAATGAAGGGCTATTTGGAACAAATACAGATTGGATAGGGGCTGTTTACTCAATTGAAAAATTGACTTCAATAAATAATAAAAAAGTATTAATCCTTGGTGCAGGGGGGGCTGGTAAAGCAATTGCATTTGGTATAAAAAATAGGCAGGGCGAAGTAATAATATCAAACAGAAATAAAAAGAAGGCCATAGAACTTTCAAGGAATATAGGAGTTGAAACAGTATTGTGGGAAGATAGAAATGACGCTGAATTTGATATTTTAGTCAACGCCACAAAAATTGGGATGAAGCCGGAAGAAAATAATTGTCCAATGGAAGATTCATTTTTTACTAAAGACTTATCGGGCATTACAGTTTTTGATGCTGTTTACAGCCCAATTGAGACTAGGTTATTGATGAGGTCAAGGGAGCAAGGGGCAAAGATTGCAAATGGATTGGATATGTATATGGGTCAGGCCATGGCCCAATTTGAACTCTGGACTGGGATAAAGCCATCTTATGAGAAGATGGAGAAATTTTCTAGAGAAGCTTTAGAGATTAGGAGTGGACACAATGAAAATTAA
- the aroA gene encoding 3-phosphoshikimate 1-carboxyvinyltransferase, which translates to MKIKEIKSIHSNIDVKIKAPPSKSYTHRALFASALAEGRSKIIDPLISDDTNYTITCLMQLGIKIKEKPNNEGLIFVIEGSGGNLKEPTNPLYIGNSGTTLRFLMAISSLVNGVVTIDGDEEVKKRPVKGLEDSLMKLGIVIDSNSGCPPVRITSNGNIGGETVLESRESSQYLSALLMASPYARPSMKIKVNGQVPSSPYVEMTLDVMEKFGVRVQRKEFSEFFISPSKYTGQEYIVEGDFSNSSYFMAVAAISGGKVKIENLNKNSKQADKVFVDILEKMGCEVSWSDNSLVLNGGDLKGIDIDMKKSPDIVPTLAVVSAFAKEPTKIYNIETLRFKETDRLSAVANELSKIGCKIEEGRDYMIIIPDKLNGAEIETYKDHRMAMSFAVAGLFIEGIKILDPDCVSKSYPRFWEDFSKLYGGLN; encoded by the coding sequence ATGAAAATTAAAGAAATTAAATCCATCCATTCCAATATTGATGTTAAAATAAAAGCCCCGCCTTCAAAAAGTTACACACACAGGGCTCTCTTTGCATCTGCACTAGCAGAGGGAAGATCAAAGATTATCGATCCACTTATCTCAGATGATACTAACTATACTATTACATGCTTAATGCAACTTGGAATAAAAATAAAAGAGAAGCCAAATAACGAGGGGCTTATTTTTGTTATAGAAGGAAGCGGGGGCAATCTAAAAGAACCTACTAACCCGCTTTATATTGGAAATTCTGGGACGACCCTTAGATTTCTTATGGCAATATCTTCACTTGTAAATGGGGTTGTTACCATTGATGGCGATGAGGAAGTAAAAAAGAGACCTGTGAAAGGACTTGAAGATTCTCTCATGAAACTTGGCATTGTTATTGATTCAAACAGTGGATGTCCGCCTGTTAGAATCACTTCAAATGGAAATATTGGGGGGGAAACAGTACTTGAATCAAGAGAGAGCAGTCAGTACCTAAGCGCTTTACTCATGGCATCACCATACGCACGTCCTTCTATGAAGATCAAGGTAAATGGTCAAGTTCCATCGAGCCCTTATGTTGAGATGACCCTAGACGTAATGGAGAAATTTGGAGTTCGAGTTCAAAGAAAAGAATTTTCAGAATTTTTTATTTCTCCCTCGAAATACACAGGTCAGGAGTATATAGTTGAAGGAGATTTTTCAAATAGTTCTTACTTTATGGCTGTTGCAGCTATCAGCGGCGGTAAGGTAAAAATTGAGAATCTAAATAAGAACTCCAAACAGGCCGATAAGGTATTTGTTGATATACTTGAAAAGATGGGTTGTGAAGTTTCTTGGTCCGATAATTCATTGGTATTAAATGGTGGAGACCTCAAGGGGATAGATATTGATATGAAAAAATCTCCTGATATTGTCCCAACACTAGCCGTTGTTTCTGCTTTTGCAAAAGAACCAACAAAAATATATAATATTGAAACATTGAGATTTAAAGAAACAGATCGATTGAGTGCAGTTGCTAACGAGCTTTCAAAGATTGGATGCAAAATTGAAGAAGGGAGGGACTATATGATAATAATCCCAGATAAGTTAAATGGGGCTGAAATTGAAACCTATAAAGATCATCGTATGGCAATGTCATTTGCAGTCGCTGGTCTTTTTATCGAAGGAATAAAAATCCTCGATCCAGATTGCGTCTCAAAATCATATCCACGCTTCTGGGAGGATTTTTCAAAATTATATGGGGGCCTTAATTGA
- a CDS encoding shikimate kinase produces the protein MNITLFGLRCVGKTTVGLRLSDITDRIFFDTDSIIEKRESRRIPEIIHEKDWDYFRTKEKEVIKDVSKENNAVISLGGGALMDKENVESLKDSLFILLKADIQTMRSRMERDSPRPSLTNQDSQNEIEVIMAERMPVYEEIADIIIDTDGLSTYEVCDKILLELEKRRLM, from the coding sequence TTGAACATAACCCTCTTCGGACTAAGGTGTGTCGGTAAGACTACAGTTGGCCTTAGATTATCAGACATCACAGATCGGATATTTTTTGATACAGACTCTATAATAGAAAAAAGAGAGTCAAGAAGAATCCCGGAGATTATCCATGAAAAGGACTGGGATTATTTCAGAACAAAAGAGAAAGAAGTCATTAAAGATGTATCAAAAGAGAATAATGCTGTTATCTCCTTAGGGGGTGGAGCGCTTATGGACAAAGAGAATGTCGAATCACTTAAGGACTCACTCTTTATTTTACTAAAGGCAGATATTCAAACAATGAGGAGCAGGATGGAAAGAGATTCTCCAAGACCTTCCCTTACAAATCAGGATTCACAGAATGAAATAGAGGTAATAATGGCGGAAAGGATGCCAGTATATGAAGAAATAGCAGATATAATTATAGATACAGATGGATTAAGTACATACGAGGTCTGCGATAAAATCTTATTAGAGCTTGAGAAAAGGAGATTGATGTAA
- the aroC gene encoding chorismate synthase: MGGNTYGRFFRITTWGESHGRALGVVIDGCPPGIVLSEEEINKELNLRKPKSDDLSTSRKEDDRCEILSGVFEGKTLGTPISIIITNKDVDSSSYEKIKGVFRPGHADYTYFKKYGLYDHRGGGRASGRETVARVAAGAVARKVLEKEIKGFELFSFTKDIGGKGISGIDHNSLKREEIVKDRLWCPDKRISEQMAQQIVNAKSQGESVGGIVEIVVKNIPMGLGEPVFDKLEADLGKGLLSIGAVKGVEFGGGFNLSNLFGSESNDQMNKSGFVTNRAGGIVGGISNGENVIIRIAVKPIPSISKEQKTIDTKGNEKIIKIEGRHDPCAIPRINPVCESMVAITILDHLLMQKSIGGIK, from the coding sequence ATGGGAGGAAATACTTACGGGAGATTTTTTAGAATTACAACCTGGGGCGAGTCGCATGGCAGAGCATTGGGTGTCGTTATAGATGGGTGTCCACCAGGAATTGTTCTTAGTGAAGAGGAAATTAATAAAGAGCTGAATTTAAGAAAGCCGAAAAGCGATGACCTTTCTACATCAAGAAAGGAAGATGACAGGTGTGAGATTTTATCTGGAGTGTTCGAGGGAAAGACACTTGGGACCCCTATTTCGATTATTATTACCAATAAAGATGTTGACTCTTCTTCATATGAAAAAATAAAAGGTGTATTCCGGCCAGGGCATGCCGATTATACCTACTTCAAGAAATACGGATTGTATGACCACAGAGGCGGTGGAAGAGCCTCTGGCAGGGAGACCGTTGCTAGAGTTGCAGCAGGGGCAGTTGCAAGAAAAGTTTTGGAAAAAGAGATCAAAGGATTTGAGTTATTTTCATTTACGAAGGATATCGGCGGTAAGGGAATATCTGGCATTGATCACAACTCTCTAAAAAGAGAGGAGATAGTAAAAGATAGATTATGGTGTCCTGATAAAAGAATCTCTGAACAAATGGCCCAACAAATTGTCAATGCAAAATCTCAAGGTGAGTCTGTTGGTGGGATTGTCGAGATAGTTGTTAAAAATATTCCTATGGGATTGGGAGAGCCAGTATTTGATAAACTTGAAGCTGATTTAGGAAAAGGGCTCTTATCCATTGGTGCAGTCAAAGGAGTAGAATTTGGCGGAGGATTTAATCTTTCCAATTTATTCGGTTCTGAAAGTAATGACCAAATGAATAAAAGTGGTTTTGTGACAAATAGGGCCGGAGGTATTGTAGGGGGTATATCCAATGGAGAAAATGTTATTATTCGGATTGCAGTAAAACCGATACCTTCAATTTCTAAAGAACAAAAAACAATTGATACAAAAGGAAATGAAAAGATAATCAAAATTGAGGGGAGGCATGACCCCTGCGCCATTCCAAGAATAAATCCGGTATGTGAATCAATGGTCGCCATTACAATTTTAGACCATCTACTTATGCAGAAGTCTATAGGGGGAATAAAGTGA
- a CDS encoding prephenate dehydrogenase/arogenate dehydrogenase family protein, whose protein sequence is MTVVGIIGGTGKLGSLFKKFFEEEGFEVLVSSRSTSLSKEELIRKSDIVIVSVPIESTIAVIREIVPFMGEGKLLMDLTSLKVGPIDEMLKSKADVLGTHPLFAPSIGDISGQTIILCPQRISNKDLYQKINSTLSKRGANIVEMPPETHDRMMAVIQGLTHFSAIVLCHSLKDLNFDIKKSLECTSPVYRLTLDMAGRILNQEPELYADISLLNPKTPEILSQYIQSAETLFKKIETKDRDGFIKFFEEASEYLGDFTEKAEKESNILIKRMARE, encoded by the coding sequence GTGACAGTAGTTGGAATAATTGGTGGCACGGGAAAACTCGGGAGTCTATTCAAAAAATTCTTTGAAGAGGAAGGATTTGAAGTACTTGTTTCATCTAGATCCACATCACTTTCCAAAGAAGAGCTTATCCGAAAAAGCGATATCGTAATCGTATCAGTTCCTATTGAATCCACCATAGCAGTAATAAGAGAAATAGTTCCTTTCATGGGAGAAGGAAAACTCCTGATGGACCTAACATCGCTTAAGGTAGGGCCAATAGATGAAATGTTAAAATCTAAGGCAGATGTTTTAGGAACTCACCCCCTGTTTGCACCATCTATAGGTGATATATCTGGTCAGACTATTATATTGTGCCCTCAAAGAATATCCAATAAAGATCTCTACCAAAAGATTAATTCCACACTTTCTAAAAGAGGGGCAAACATTGTTGAGATGCCTCCAGAAACACATGACAGGATGATGGCCGTGATCCAGGGATTAACCCACTTTTCTGCAATAGTTCTTTGCCATTCTCTAAAAGATTTAAATTTTGACATAAAAAAAAGCCTTGAATGTACAAGCCCTGTGTATAGATTGACTCTAGATATGGCAGGTAGAATCTTAAATCAAGAGCCTGAGTTGTATGCAGACATATCTCTTTTAAATCCAAAAACACCTGAAATACTGTCACAGTACATCCAGTCAGCTGAGACGTTATTTAAGAAAATTGAAACAAAAGACCGAGATGGATTTATAAAATTCTTCGAAGAAGCTTCAGAATACCTAGGAGATTTCACGGAAAAGGCTGAAAAGGAGAGCAATATATTAATCAAAAGGATGGCGAGAGAATGA
- the pheA gene encoding prephenate dehydratase yields the protein MKVSTLGPKGTFSHETSLLLGADDILFKRSIWEVFNAVEKSECEGGVVPVENSLVGGVSQTLDSLIEFNLKINKEYLLPIHHNLACWGELEDIEVLYSHNLTLSQCEKFVRNYLPKVEVHETSSNAISAVELSNRKDKRYAALVSEFAADLYKLKLLKKDVQDEKLNFTRFFVVGNQSALPTGKDRTSIVVSPSVNRPGVLYSVIKPFYDAGIDLTKIESRPSKKRMGEYIFFIDFKGHTKDKKINLTLKELSSIFSVKVLGSYPRAY from the coding sequence ATGAAGGTATCTACATTAGGGCCAAAGGGCACTTTTAGCCATGAAACGTCTTTGTTACTTGGTGCAGATGACATATTATTCAAACGAAGTATATGGGAAGTATTCAACGCAGTTGAGAAAAGTGAATGTGAAGGTGGCGTTGTTCCAGTAGAAAATTCTCTTGTAGGTGGCGTATCACAAACTCTTGACAGCCTCATTGAATTCAATCTAAAGATCAATAAAGAATACCTTCTACCTATCCACCATAATCTTGCCTGCTGGGGAGAACTAGAAGATATAGAGGTATTGTATTCCCATAATCTTACCCTATCTCAGTGTGAAAAGTTTGTCAGAAACTATCTGCCAAAAGTTGAAGTCCATGAAACATCTTCAAATGCAATCTCAGCAGTTGAACTTTCAAATAGAAAAGATAAGAGGTATGCAGCGCTCGTGTCTGAATTTGCCGCTGATTTATACAAGCTAAAATTATTAAAAAAAGATGTTCAGGATGAAAAACTCAACTTCACAAGGTTCTTTGTTGTTGGAAATCAAAGTGCTTTGCCAACTGGCAAGGACAGAACGAGCATAGTAGTGTCTCCAAGTGTTAATAGGCCTGGAGTTTTGTATTCTGTTATAAAACCTTTTTACGATGCAGGAATAGATCTCACTAAAATCGAATCAAGACCTTCTAAGAAGAGAATGGGCGAATATATATTTTTTATTGATTTCAAAGGCCATACAAAAGATAAGAAGATAAATCTGACATTAAAGGAACTATCCTCGATATTCTCTGTAAAAGTTTTGGGGTCTTATCCAAGGGCATATTAG
- a CDS encoding PIG-L family deacetylase, protein MKRNKKLGIILIVIALFALYFFWPTINPIEPDNPNIPNVILSKDDRILIMAPHPDDESVATGGLIQDALDKKIPVHIVFFTYGDFNVWSYTVFQKMPMLTPGQALNLGEIRHGEALSAIKNLGLSEANVTFLGYPDYGTSEILYHHWGSSPPYAGILTRKTSVPYSTALSPDSPYKGESITSDIESVINDFNPTKIFVSHPDDHHPDHRALFVFTTVSLWDMKNDVEVHPYLVHYRQWPSPLGYYPGYFLDPPSYDDGIIWKELPMPYRDTMTKYSALKNHVTQYESNKKYLNSFIRTNEIYGNFEDIYLSTNPIDMSLDKSDLEESAPSEFNESQKDAFVRIEAQSAHIENDKLVFHYILSEPFGERIDFDLYVFGYRGDKEFSEMPKINVEVNLKGYSVYDQKKPISRDGIEVVKAPTEITVKVPLSVIGDPEKILFSATTSTGLLSLDSMPWRIAILN, encoded by the coding sequence ATGAAAAGAAATAAAAAACTTGGAATTATTTTAATAGTTATAGCATTATTTGCTCTATACTTTTTCTGGCCAACAATAAATCCTATTGAGCCCGACAATCCCAATATTCCAAATGTTATTTTATCTAAAGATGATCGCATACTAATCATGGCGCCGCACCCAGATGACGAATCTGTTGCGACAGGTGGCCTAATACAGGATGCTCTTGATAAAAAAATCCCTGTACATATAGTCTTTTTTACATATGGGGATTTCAACGTATGGTCCTATACAGTATTTCAAAAGATGCCCATGCTTACTCCGGGCCAGGCATTAAATCTTGGAGAAATAAGACATGGTGAAGCTTTGAGCGCAATTAAAAATCTAGGACTTTCTGAAGCAAATGTTACTTTTTTAGGATACCCCGATTATGGAACTTCTGAGATACTTTACCATCATTGGGGTTCTAGCCCTCCATATGCAGGTATTCTTACAAGAAAGACTTCAGTGCCATATTCAACAGCACTTAGTCCAGACTCTCCATATAAAGGTGAATCTATAACGAGTGACATTGAATCAGTCATAAATGATTTCAATCCCACAAAAATATTTGTTTCTCATCCGGATGATCACCATCCAGACCATAGGGCGTTATTTGTATTCACTACGGTTTCCCTTTGGGATATGAAAAATGATGTCGAAGTTCACCCCTATCTTGTCCATTACCGTCAATGGCCATCTCCGTTGGGTTACTATCCGGGATATTTTTTAGATCCGCCTTCATATGATGACGGGATTATATGGAAGGAACTCCCAATGCCATATAGAGATACAATGACAAAATATTCTGCATTAAAAAATCATGTAACCCAATATGAATCAAATAAGAAATACCTTAACTCTTTTATCAGGACAAACGAAATATATGGGAACTTTGAAGATATCTATCTAAGCACTAATCCGATTGATATGTCCTTGGATAAGAGTGACTTAGAGGAATCTGCGCCTTCAGAGTTTAATGAAAGCCAGAAAGATGCATTTGTGAGAATCGAAGCTCAATCAGCCCACATTGAAAATGACAAACTTGTATTCCATTATATCCTGTCAGAGCCTTTTGGTGAAAGAATAGATTTTGACCTGTATGTGTTTGGCTATAGGGGCGATAAGGAATTTTCAGAGATGCCAAAGATAAATGTTGAAGTCAATCTAAAGGGATATTCAGTTTATGACCAAAAAAAGCCCATCTCTAGAGATGGTATTGAGGTCGTGAAAGCACCAACTGAGATAACAGTCAAAGTCCCGCTTAGCGTAATAGGGGACCCAGAAAAGATATTATTTAGTGCAACAACTTCAACAGGTCTTCTTTCACTCGATTCGATGCCATGGAGAATTGCAATCCTAAATTAA
- a CDS encoding heparan-alpha-glucosaminide N-acetyltransferase domain-containing protein, with protein sequence MADDNRLESIDEFRGFAIFMMVIINFLARANNVPLFLKHAPDIGFTVADIVAPMFIFAIGLTYGLSFRKRVERAGKGKTYSHFFTRYMAIAGIGFFLTAFGNLTGTYENSSNWGLLQAIGAAGLFTLIFIKFSTKIRAIVGVLFLIFYQFMLERFWLQTILSSSHGGIYGSLSWGAMLLLGTVFADLYHSQNNNKRFLFVAIIVLVIGLFLLFFIPISKNRVSFSYVLVALSLSALIFEIFDYSIKKFRINIRLLSSWGKNPLLLYILHIFLLGIFVIPPYRWWHTEASILLLFVEIIGLIGILSWIGIFLDSKKWYFSL encoded by the coding sequence ATGGCCGATGACAATAGACTTGAATCAATCGATGAGTTCAGAGGATTTGCCATATTTATGATGGTAATCATCAACTTCCTTGCTAGAGCAAACAACGTGCCTCTATTTCTAAAACATGCACCCGATATTGGATTTACAGTTGCAGACATAGTTGCCCCAATGTTTATCTTTGCAATTGGACTTACCTATGGTTTGTCATTTAGAAAGCGTGTTGAAAGAGCTGGCAAAGGGAAAACATATAGTCATTTCTTTACTAGGTATATGGCCATTGCAGGAATAGGATTCTTCTTGACGGCTTTTGGAAATCTAACTGGTACATATGAGAATAGCTCAAACTGGGGACTTTTACAAGCAATAGGGGCGGCTGGTTTGTTTACCTTAATATTCATTAAGTTTTCAACTAAAATAAGGGCCATAGTAGGAGTTTTATTCTTAATCTTTTATCAGTTCATGCTTGAACGGTTCTGGCTTCAAACTATACTTAGTTCCTCCCATGGAGGAATTTATGGATCTTTATCGTGGGGGGCTATGTTATTATTGGGAACAGTATTTGCAGATTTATATCATTCTCAAAACAATAATAAAAGATTTTTATTCGTGGCAATAATAGTTTTAGTAATTGGTTTATTCTTGTTATTTTTTATTCCTATCAGTAAGAATAGGGTTTCATTTAGCTATGTTTTAGTGGCCTTAAGCTTAAGTGCGTTAATTTTTGAGATTTTCGATTACTCAATTAAAAAATTCAGAATCAATATTAGATTGTTATCAAGCTGGGGAAAGAATCCATTGTTGCTTTATATCCTGCACATATTTCTTCTTGGAATATTCGTTATACCTCCGTACAGGTGGTGGCATACCGAAGCGTCCATTTTGTTACTATTTGTTGAAATTATAGGATTGATCGGAATTCTAAGTTGGATTGGAATATTCCTTGACTCCAAAAAATGGTATTTCTCATTATAA
- a CDS encoding nuclear transport factor 2 family protein, whose translation MKEIKFPKGEEPWNEEQVDALLRIVEDIFHRTDIDALINGFTENCVFRFAEQPEQHGREALRRLFEARMSRQKNYRLKKTNLALQGNRLANMWIGTWQDRVTGKKMEGHGVEVWVMRDGMIAEWDAAFNVWGAEGERRSAVM comes from the coding sequence ATGAAAGAAATTAAATTTCCAAAAGGAGAGGAACCATGGAATGAAGAGCAAGTTGACGCCTTGCTTAGAATAGTTGAAGATATTTTTCATAGAACGGACATAGATGCCTTAATCAACGGCTTCACTGAAAACTGTGTATTTAGATTTGCAGAACAGCCTGAGCAACATGGCAGAGAAGCGCTACGTAGATTATTTGAAGCACGTATGTCAAGACAAAAGAATTATAGGCTAAAGAAAACAAATCTTGCGCTTCAAGGAAATCGCCTTGCTAATATGTGGATAGGAACATGGCAAGATAGGGTTACTGGAAAGAAAATGGAAGGTCACGGAGTTGAAGTATGGGTGATGCGTGACGGAATGATCGCTGAATGGGATGCTGCCTTTAACGTATGGGGGGCAGAAGGAGAGAGACGCTCTGCAGTCATGTAA